Proteins encoded by one window of Prevotella nigrescens:
- a CDS encoding MATE family efflux transporter — MDNKKATLELGTKPVGKLLAQYALPAIIAMTAASLYNIIDRVFIGQVVGPMAISGLAITFPFMNLAAAFGAAVGVGASTTISVKLGQKDYESAENILGNTITLNLIVGLAFGGICLLFLDPILRFFGASDATLPYARDFMRVILAGNVFSHMYFGMNAVLRAASKPRMAMFATIFTVGMNILLDVVFILWWHWGIKGAAFATIISQVLALCWQMKLFTNKSELLHLKRGIYKLKSNLVRNIISIGISPFLMNACACVIVIFINNQLVRFGGDMAVGAYGIANSIAMIFVMFVIGLNQGMQPIAGYNYGAQQYDRMMRVVKLSIITAVCIMLTGWSLAMFAPYHCARMFTTDPELIKGSIKAIHIIMMMFPLIGSQMVITNFFQCIGKVKISIFLSLSRQLLFLLPLLAILPNFYGINGVWASMPTSDFIAVVVAVTIMLVFLRRFKKER, encoded by the coding sequence ATGGATAATAAGAAAGCAACATTAGAGCTTGGAACAAAGCCAGTGGGCAAGCTGCTGGCACAATATGCCTTGCCTGCCATCATAGCGATGACGGCAGCGTCGCTCTACAATATTATCGACCGCGTATTTATCGGACAAGTAGTAGGTCCGATGGCGATTTCTGGACTTGCCATTACGTTTCCTTTCATGAACCTTGCAGCGGCATTCGGTGCCGCAGTAGGTGTGGGGGCATCTACAACCATTAGCGTGAAGTTAGGACAGAAAGACTATGAGTCGGCAGAAAACATTCTTGGCAACACCATCACCCTGAACCTTATCGTAGGCTTGGCATTCGGAGGCATCTGTCTTTTGTTTCTCGACCCTATCTTGCGCTTCTTCGGTGCAAGCGATGCTACCCTTCCATATGCACGCGACTTCATGCGAGTGATACTCGCAGGCAACGTGTTTTCGCACATGTATTTCGGCATGAACGCTGTGTTGCGGGCAGCATCGAAGCCGCGAATGGCGATGTTTGCCACTATCTTCACCGTTGGTATGAACATTCTGCTCGACGTTGTGTTCATTCTCTGGTGGCATTGGGGCATTAAAGGCGCAGCTTTCGCTACCATTATATCGCAGGTTTTAGCACTCTGCTGGCAAATGAAGCTGTTCACCAATAAAAGCGAACTGTTGCACTTGAAGCGAGGCATATACAAGTTGAAAAGCAATCTCGTAAGAAACATTATTTCAATAGGTATCTCTCCTTTCCTGATGAATGCCTGCGCCTGTGTGATTGTCATCTTCATAAACAATCAGCTGGTAAGATTTGGTGGCGACATGGCGGTAGGAGCATACGGCATCGCCAACAGCATAGCAATGATTTTCGTAATGTTTGTTATCGGACTCAACCAAGGTATGCAGCCCATTGCAGGCTACAACTACGGTGCGCAGCAATACGACAGAATGATGCGAGTGGTGAAGTTATCCATTATCACGGCAGTTTGCATCATGCTGACAGGGTGGTCTTTGGCAATGTTTGCACCTTACCATTGTGCCCGAATGTTTACAACAGACCCGGAACTCATTAAAGGTTCCATCAAGGCGATACACATTATCATGATGATGTTCCCGCTTATTGGGTCCCAGATGGTTATCACGAACTTCTTCCAATGTATCGGAAAGGTCAAGATTAGTATCTTCTTGTCGCTTTCAAGACAGCTTCTGTTCTTGCTGCCCCTAC
- a CDS encoding endonuclease/exonuclease/phosphatase family protein, producing MKKHLFFLMFMVLLSTTTNAQKKYSVYGVGFYNQENLFDYTHDEGKKDMDFTPNGRYKWNKMKYESKLHNMSKVLAEMGTDVLPNVGCAIIGLAEVENEHVLKDLTAQPSLAARDYKYIHIEGPDQRGIDCALLYNPKLFTIHNVKLVPYVYESSTVDRRPTRGFLTVSGTLAEEHVAVIVCHWPSRGAGSYFRELAGKQVKSLKDSLLNDDPNVKVLVMGDMNDDPTNKSMAECLSAKPDISEVGADDLYNPWYNILVKENTGTLKYQGRWNLFDQIVLTPNFLDKDNQKDYSTLKFWKNQIFRRDYLFQEAGNHKGNIKRTTDGGVWLDGYSDHLPVVLYLIKEQK from the coding sequence ATGAAGAAACATCTATTTTTCTTAATGTTCATGGTGCTTTTGAGCACCACGACAAATGCACAAAAGAAGTATTCGGTTTACGGAGTAGGGTTCTACAATCAAGAGAACCTTTTCGATTATACACACGATGAGGGTAAGAAGGACATGGACTTTACTCCCAACGGTAGGTATAAATGGAATAAAATGAAGTATGAGAGCAAGTTGCACAATATGTCTAAAGTGCTCGCAGAGATGGGCACAGATGTTCTTCCTAACGTTGGGTGTGCTATTATCGGATTGGCGGAAGTGGAAAATGAACACGTATTAAAAGACCTTACAGCGCAACCATCTCTTGCTGCTCGTGATTATAAATACATTCATATTGAAGGACCTGACCAGCGCGGTATTGATTGTGCTTTACTCTATAACCCTAAACTTTTTACGATACACAATGTAAAATTAGTTCCTTATGTTTACGAAAGCTCGACTGTCGATCGCCGTCCGACTCGTGGCTTTCTTACCGTAAGTGGAACTTTGGCTGAAGAGCACGTTGCGGTTATTGTCTGTCATTGGCCCAGTCGTGGTGCAGGTTCATATTTCCGCGAGTTAGCAGGCAAACAGGTAAAATCATTAAAGGATTCGCTTCTGAACGACGATCCTAATGTAAAGGTACTTGTAATGGGCGACATGAACGATGACCCAACCAATAAGAGTATGGCAGAATGTTTATCTGCAAAACCAGACATTAGCGAGGTTGGTGCAGATGACCTTTATAACCCTTGGTACAATATCTTAGTGAAAGAGAATACGGGAACTTTGAAATATCAAGGTAGGTGGAATTTGTTTGATCAAATCGTATTGACACCGAATTTCTTGGATAAAGACAATCAAAAGGATTATTCTACCTTAAAGTTTTGGAAGAATCAGATTTTCCGTCGTGATTATCTATTTCAGGAAGCAGGTAACCATAAAGGCAATATAAAACGAACTACGGACGGTGGTGTCTGGCTCGATGGTTATTCAGACCACTTGCCTGTCGTGCTTTACTTAATAAAAGAGCAGAAATAA
- a CDS encoding uracil-DNA glycosylase family protein: MEIETHPFEPWLPSNAKLLMLGTFPPAPKRWAMEWYYPNYTNDMWRIFGIVFFEDKLHFIDEANKTYKLKELKRFLKEKGVAIFDTALRIRRTTGTASDKDLEIVETADLDSMLRSLPECKSVLAAGQLATKVFTEHYNIDAWKMKMGEYRPFEFEGRMLKLYREPSSSRAYPMRVEEKAAYYKQMFKDTEIL; this comes from the coding sequence ATGGAAATAGAAACTCATCCATTTGAACCATGGCTACCTTCCAATGCTAAATTATTGATGCTCGGAACATTTCCTCCTGCTCCTAAAAGATGGGCTATGGAATGGTATTATCCAAATTACACAAACGATATGTGGCGAATATTTGGAATTGTCTTCTTTGAAGATAAGCTGCATTTTATAGACGAGGCAAATAAGACCTATAAACTGAAAGAGTTAAAACGATTTTTAAAGGAGAAAGGAGTTGCAATCTTTGATACGGCTCTACGAATCCGTAGAACAACTGGGACGGCTTCCGATAAGGATTTGGAGATAGTAGAAACTGCTGACCTTGACAGTATGCTGCGTTCATTACCAGAATGTAAGTCTGTATTGGCTGCAGGGCAACTTGCTACGAAAGTTTTTACCGAACATTACAATATAGATGCCTGGAAGATGAAAATGGGAGAGTATAGACCGTTTGAATTTGAAGGTAGAATGTTAAAATTATATCGTGAGCCAAGTAGCAGCCGTGCCTATCCCATGCGTGTTGAAGAAAAGGCTGCTTATTATAAACAGATGTTTAAAGACACAGAAATACTCTAA
- the udk gene encoding uridine kinase gives MSEKITIIGIAGGTGSGKTTVVRKVVEALPPHHVAVVPLDSYYNDTTELTEQERRAINFDHPDAFDWKLLIKQINDLRNGLAIEQPTYSYLACNRLPETIHVEPKPVIIIEGIMTLLNKKLRDIMDLKVFVDCDSDERLIRNIERDILERGRNVSMVIERYRKVLKPMHEQFIEPTKRYADIIIPQGGENTKGINILCSYIHGLVPQIER, from the coding sequence ATGTCAGAGAAGATAACAATAATCGGAATTGCAGGAGGAACGGGTTCAGGAAAGACTACAGTTGTAAGAAAGGTTGTGGAAGCCTTACCTCCACACCATGTAGCCGTTGTGCCATTAGATTCCTATTATAATGATACCACTGAACTTACGGAGCAAGAACGTAGAGCTATAAATTTTGATCATCCAGATGCGTTCGACTGGAAGCTGCTTATTAAACAGATAAACGATTTGCGCAATGGACTTGCCATAGAACAACCTACTTACAGTTATTTAGCTTGTAATCGTCTGCCTGAGACCATTCATGTAGAGCCGAAACCTGTAATTATTATCGAGGGAATAATGACCCTTCTGAATAAGAAACTGCGCGATATCATGGATTTGAAAGTCTTTGTAGATTGCGATTCTGATGAGCGTCTTATACGTAATATAGAACGTGATATATTAGAACGAGGACGTAACGTATCAATGGTAATAGAAAGGTATCGGAAAGTTTTGAAACCAATGCATGAACAGTTTATAGAACCAACTAAACGTTATGCAGATATTATTATTCCCCAAGGTGGAGAAAATACGAAGGGGATCAATATTCTATGTAGTTATATCCATGGGTTAGTTCCGCAAATAGAAAGATAA
- a CDS encoding immunity protein Tsi6 family protein, translated as MYIRLHKKRTKKYYKEIVDLAIEETKNLMEMSPKVAIYASIYNQLVDIKQNIIGENKVFSRFELYKRYSLGAVAVKNFDENADEYAQKLIDSYGGTFDYNKMPEE; from the coding sequence ATGTACATTCGGCTACATAAAAAGAGAACAAAAAAATACTACAAAGAAATAGTAGATTTAGCTATTGAGGAGACAAAAAACTTAATGGAAATGTCTCCAAAGGTTGCAATATACGCATCAATTTATAACCAGCTGGTCGACATAAAGCAAAATATTATAGGAGAGAATAAAGTTTTCTCCAGATTTGAATTATATAAAAGATATTCGTTAGGAGCCGTTGCTGTGAAAAATTTTGATGAAAATGCTGACGAATACGCTCAGAAACTAATAGATAGCTACGGAGGCACTTTCGATTATAATAAAATGCCTGAAGAATAA
- a CDS encoding tRNA1(Val) (adenine(37)-N6)-methyltransferase, with product MDFTFKQFHIEQDKCAMKVGTDGVLLGSWAMGGKNILDIGTGTGLIALMMAQRFPDAHIDAIEIDASAVVQAKENVLCSPFAKQITVKHCSLKTYSESGEKYDSVVCNPPYFADSLKNNDDNRTIARHTDALPFNDLMKCTYQLLTPDGHFSLILPIESYRIVEPEAILNGYSVIRKVLIKTTPSKQPKRILVELGKAPGEYFFTTKCLQDNTGNKSEWYKEITENFYLK from the coding sequence ATGGACTTCACTTTCAAGCAGTTCCATATTGAGCAAGACAAGTGTGCCATGAAAGTTGGTACCGATGGGGTTTTATTAGGAAGCTGGGCCATGGGCGGAAAAAATATTCTCGATATTGGTACAGGAACCGGACTGATTGCGCTGATGATGGCACAACGGTTTCCCGATGCCCACATCGATGCCATCGAAATCGATGCCAGTGCTGTCGTACAAGCGAAAGAAAATGTACTGTGCTCACCCTTTGCCAAACAAATAACAGTGAAGCATTGTTCACTGAAAACATATTCAGAAAGCGGAGAAAAGTATGACTCTGTTGTTTGTAATCCCCCCTATTTTGCAGACTCATTAAAAAATAACGATGATAACAGAACTATTGCACGACACACAGATGCTTTACCTTTCAATGATTTGATGAAATGCACATACCAATTGCTCACACCCGATGGCCATTTTTCATTAATACTTCCAATTGAATCCTATCGTATCGTAGAGCCTGAAGCTATTCTAAATGGCTATTCAGTTATAAGGAAAGTACTGATAAAAACCACTCCTTCCAAGCAACCAAAACGCATCTTAGTAGAATTAGGCAAAGCCCCAGGAGAGTATTTTTTTACAACAAAATGCTTGCAAGACAATACAGGCAACAAGTCGGAATGGTACAAAGAAATAACAGAAAACTTCTATCTTAAATAG
- a CDS encoding diacylglycerol/lipid kinase family protein, giving the protein MKLKVLFIINPKSGVSKKESLPEIIDNCIDKKLFNYQIVNTEYAGHATKLAQQAVKDNFTIVVAVGGDGTVNEVGKALINTNTAMGIIPAGSGNGLARHLDIPVNVKRSLQILNQACIHDLDYGMINDMPFFCTCGMGFDAFISMKFAEAGKRGVITYVQKVLEEGLKYKPETYHIEDNEGAHNYKAFLISVANASQYGNNAYIAPQASMSDGLLDIIIMEPFNILDAPQVAIEMFNKTLDKNSKIKTFKAKHIHIQRKKEGVIHFDGDPTMAGTDIDIKIIPRGIKVVVNPTDHKYKRKPNMIQTSFSLLFSNIDLIRSNLNRQSRRVQALNKTILRKLNI; this is encoded by the coding sequence ATGAAGTTGAAAGTTTTATTCATTATAAATCCTAAATCGGGAGTAAGCAAAAAAGAATCTCTTCCTGAAATAATTGATAACTGTATTGATAAAAAGTTATTCAATTATCAGATTGTAAATACAGAATATGCAGGACACGCTACTAAATTAGCACAACAAGCTGTAAAAGATAATTTTACTATTGTCGTTGCAGTTGGAGGAGACGGAACCGTAAACGAAGTAGGCAAGGCACTCATCAATACAAATACTGCAATGGGCATTATTCCAGCAGGATCTGGCAATGGATTGGCACGACATTTAGATATTCCGGTAAATGTAAAAAGGAGTCTCCAGATATTAAACCAAGCGTGTATCCACGATTTAGATTATGGAATGATTAACGACATGCCATTCTTCTGTACTTGTGGAATGGGATTTGACGCTTTTATTTCAATGAAGTTTGCTGAAGCAGGCAAACGCGGCGTTATAACATACGTTCAGAAAGTCTTGGAAGAAGGTTTAAAATACAAGCCCGAGACATACCATATTGAAGATAATGAAGGGGCTCATAATTACAAAGCATTCCTTATTTCGGTAGCAAATGCTTCACAATACGGTAACAATGCCTATATCGCTCCACAAGCTTCAATGAGCGACGGATTGTTAGATATTATTATTATGGAACCTTTCAATATTCTCGATGCACCGCAGGTGGCAATTGAAATGTTTAACAAGACACTCGACAAGAATTCCAAAATAAAAACATTCAAGGCAAAGCATATTCATATCCAAAGAAAGAAAGAAGGCGTAATACACTTCGATGGCGATCCTACAATGGCGGGGACGGATATTGACATTAAGATTATACCACGCGGAATTAAGGTTGTTGTCAATCCGACGGATCACAAATACAAGCGGAAGCCCAACATGATACAGACTTCTTTTTCCCTATTGTTCTCGAATATCGATTTAATTCGTTCAAATTTAAACAGACAGAGCAGAAGGGTCCAGGCTCTAAACAAAACCATTTTACGAAAACTTAATATTTAA
- the spt gene encoding serine palmitoyltransferase: MGQLQEKYKSYRDPQKFMKMGVYPYFREITSKQGTEVTDIDGHHILMFGSNAYTGLTNDPRVIEAGKKALDKYGSGCAGSRFLNGTLDLHVQLEKELAEYMHKEDVLCFSTGFSVNSGVLASVVGRGDYIICDDRDHASIVDGRRLSFATQLHYKHNDMEDLERVLQKIPQEAIKLIVVDGVFSMEGDLANLPEIVRLKHKYNCSVMVDEAHGLGVFGKQGRGVCDYFGLTDDVDLIMGTFSKSLASIGGFIASDKDTINFLRHTCRTYIFSASNTPAATAAALEALHIIQAEPERQEHLWEVTNYALQRFREEGFEIGDTASPIIPLYVRDIQKTFIVTKLAYDAGVFINPVIPPACAPQDTLVRFALMATHTKEQVERGVVILKKIFQEQNIIK; encoded by the coding sequence ATGGGACAGTTACAAGAAAAATACAAGAGTTACCGTGATCCGCAGAAGTTCATGAAAATGGGTGTGTATCCATATTTCCGCGAAATCACAAGTAAGCAAGGCACTGAGGTAACCGATATAGACGGACATCATATTTTGATGTTTGGTTCTAATGCTTACACTGGTTTAACGAACGATCCAAGAGTCATCGAAGCAGGTAAAAAGGCTTTGGATAAGTATGGATCTGGTTGTGCTGGCAGTAGATTTCTGAATGGAACACTCGATTTACACGTACAGTTGGAGAAAGAACTTGCAGAGTATATGCACAAAGAAGATGTTCTTTGTTTCTCAACAGGGTTTTCTGTAAATTCGGGTGTCTTGGCATCGGTAGTAGGACGTGGTGATTATATTATCTGCGACGACCGCGACCACGCAAGTATTGTAGATGGAAGGCGTTTGAGTTTTGCCACACAGCTACATTATAAGCATAATGATATGGAAGATCTTGAGCGAGTATTGCAAAAAATACCTCAAGAGGCGATAAAGCTTATCGTTGTTGACGGTGTCTTCTCTATGGAAGGAGATCTTGCAAATCTTCCAGAGATTGTAAGATTAAAACACAAGTATAATTGTTCTGTAATGGTCGATGAGGCTCACGGATTGGGTGTTTTCGGTAAGCAGGGTAGAGGAGTTTGCGACTATTTTGGTTTGACAGATGATGTAGACCTTATTATGGGAACATTCTCAAAGAGCTTAGCTTCTATAGGAGGTTTCATTGCTTCAGATAAAGATACCATAAATTTCTTGCGGCATACGTGCAGAACTTACATTTTCTCTGCAAGTAATACGCCTGCTGCAACAGCTGCGGCATTAGAAGCTTTGCACATCATTCAAGCTGAACCGGAACGTCAGGAACATTTGTGGGAAGTTACAAATTATGCATTGCAGCGTTTTCGTGAGGAAGGTTTTGAGATAGGTGATACTGCCAGTCCTATAATTCCACTTTATGTACGCGATATTCAAAAAACATTTATTGTTACAAAATTGGCTTATGATGCAGGTGTTTTCATCAATCCAGTTATACCACCTGCGTGTGCACCACAAGATACACTCGTAAGATTTGCACTTATGGCAACACATACAAAGGAACAAGTTGAGCGTGGTGTTGTAATTCTAAAGAAGATTTTCCAGGAACAAAACATCATTAAATAA
- a CDS encoding S9 family peptidase — protein sequence MKKILLMCAALIATSIHAFAGEPLKLEDITKGAFAAKTISGINPLKGTSDYAQISADRKKIVTYSFVTGKETGVLFDFTKYHDSNLKSIEDYEITDNGQFILIQTDTKRIYRRSFTADFLLYNVKSKSLKKLSEGGPQQIPTFSPNGKNIAFVRSNNIFVTDGTTEKQITTDGKFNEIINGLPDWVNEEEFGFNNALAWSADSKTLSWIRYDESKVKTYSLQMFEGAKPAFKNYEVYPGDYSYKYPKAGEDNSKVSVHAYSLESGKTLTYNLPLDADGYIPRIKPTKFADRIVIYTMNRHQDELNLYKANPTTGECSLLIKEKANKYVKEDAMGGILVMNDYILFPSDRDGYMHLYLYTIDGKFIRQIEKGKYDVIEVYGFDEKTGETYFQAAAKTPMQREVYVADKHGKVTCLTTKEGWNSAVFSGDYKYFLNNWSDRNTPYSYAIYNNKGKVVREVLNNDKLIKDMAKYDLPARDFFKFTTSEGVQLNGWIVKPKNFAPTKKYPVIFFQYSGPGSQQVVDRWALGSMGAGGIYEAYLTQQGFIVACVDGRGTGARGSEFEKCTYLKLGDLESKDQVEAALWIAKQPYVDADNIGIWGWSFGGFNTLMSLSEGRNAFKAGVSVAPPTNWRWYDTVYTERYMRTPQENPDGYAVNPIERASKMNAKLLICHGIADDNVHIQNAYEYSEALVQADKDFKENFYTNRNHSIFGGNTRNHLFRQITEWFVKNLK from the coding sequence ATGAAAAAAATACTTCTTATGTGTGCAGCGTTAATAGCAACGTCTATTCATGCGTTTGCAGGTGAGCCTCTTAAGTTGGAAGATATAACGAAAGGTGCTTTCGCAGCGAAGACTATTTCTGGCATTAACCCATTGAAAGGGACGTCGGACTATGCGCAAATCTCTGCGGATAGAAAGAAAATAGTAACCTATTCTTTTGTTACGGGTAAAGAAACAGGTGTGCTTTTCGACTTTACCAAGTACCATGATTCCAATCTAAAGTCGATAGAAGATTATGAAATCACAGACAACGGACAGTTTATCCTTATTCAAACGGATACAAAACGAATTTATCGCCGTTCCTTTACGGCAGATTTCCTTCTATATAATGTAAAGAGCAAGTCGCTGAAAAAACTGTCTGAGGGTGGTCCGCAGCAAATTCCGACCTTCTCACCAAATGGAAAGAATATCGCATTTGTGCGCAGCAACAATATCTTCGTAACTGATGGAACGACTGAAAAGCAGATAACGACCGACGGTAAGTTCAACGAAATAATCAACGGATTGCCCGATTGGGTGAACGAAGAGGAGTTCGGGTTCAACAATGCCTTGGCTTGGAGTGCCGACAGCAAGACTTTGAGCTGGATACGTTACGACGAATCGAAGGTGAAAACCTATTCGTTGCAAATGTTCGAAGGTGCAAAGCCTGCATTTAAGAACTACGAGGTTTATCCTGGCGATTATTCTTACAAGTATCCAAAGGCTGGCGAAGACAACTCTAAAGTGTCCGTTCACGCTTATTCGTTGGAGTCTGGCAAGACACTTACCTACAATTTGCCACTCGATGCCGATGGTTATATTCCACGCATAAAGCCTACGAAGTTTGCCGACCGCATTGTTATTTATACGATGAACCGCCATCAAGACGAGCTAAATCTCTATAAAGCCAACCCAACTACGGGCGAATGTAGCTTGCTAATCAAAGAGAAAGCCAACAAATATGTGAAGGAAGATGCGATGGGAGGTATTCTCGTGATGAACGATTACATACTTTTCCCTTCCGACCGCGACGGTTATATGCACTTATACCTCTACACCATTGACGGAAAATTCATTCGTCAGATTGAGAAGGGCAAGTATGATGTCATAGAAGTTTACGGCTTTGACGAGAAAACAGGTGAGACTTACTTCCAAGCTGCTGCAAAGACACCGATGCAACGCGAGGTATATGTGGCTGACAAACACGGAAAAGTAACGTGTCTGACAACGAAAGAGGGCTGGAACTCTGCTGTGTTCTCTGGCGATTATAAGTACTTCCTGAATAATTGGAGCGACCGCAATACTCCTTATTCATACGCAATCTACAACAACAAGGGAAAGGTTGTGCGCGAAGTTCTCAACAACGATAAGCTCATAAAGGATATGGCAAAGTACGATTTGCCTGCTCGCGACTTCTTCAAATTCACTACTTCTGAAGGTGTTCAGCTGAACGGCTGGATAGTAAAACCTAAGAATTTCGCCCCTACTAAGAAGTATCCTGTCATCTTCTTCCAATACAGTGGCCCTGGCAGCCAGCAGGTTGTAGACCGCTGGGCACTTGGTTCAATGGGTGCTGGTGGCATCTACGAGGCATATCTCACGCAGCAAGGCTTTATCGTTGCTTGTGTAGATGGACGTGGAACAGGTGCCCGTGGCTCTGAATTTGAGAAATGCACCTATCTGAAGTTGGGCGATTTGGAATCGAAAGACCAAGTTGAGGCTGCACTTTGGATAGCAAAGCAACCCTACGTTGATGCCGATAATATTGGAATATGGGGTTGGAGCTTTGGCGGTTTCAACACTTTGATGAGCTTGAGCGAAGGTCGCAACGCCTTTAAAGCGGGTGTTTCTGTTGCGCCACCTACCAATTGGCGTTGGTATGACACCGTTTATACCGAGCGATATATGCGCACACCGCAGGAGAATCCTGACGGCTACGCTGTAAATCCTATTGAACGTGCATCGAAAATGAATGCCAAACTGCTCATCTGTCACGGTATTGCCGACGATAATGTGCATATTCAGAATGCTTACGAGTATTCAGAAGCATTGGTACAAGCCGACAAAGACTTCAAAGAAAACTTCTATACGAATCGTAACCACAGTATTTTCGGTGGCAATACACGCAACCATCTCTTCCGACAAATAACAGAATGGTTTGTAAAAAACTTGAAATAA
- a CDS encoding TIGR01212 family radical SAM protein (This family includes YhcC from E. coli K-12, an uncharacterized radical SAM protein.), whose protein sequence is MEQYYHDFGTWIRNQLPFRVQKISIDAGFTCPNRDGRIGIGGCIFCDNKSFNPSYCSHKKSVTEQLEDGKRFFAQKYPEMKYLAYFQAYTNTYDTVDKLKQLYEEALKVEDVVGIVIGTRPDCVSSELLDYLEELNKRTFLIVEYGIESCNDDTLRYINRGHDFACTRKAVEETAKRGIYVGGHVIMGLPGEDASESLRQAPIISSLPLTMLKIHQMQIIKGTRLAKIYKERPFHLYTIEEYIDLITQYIGLLRSDLVLERFVTQSPPEMLIAPKWGLKNYEFTNLLNNRLREMRL, encoded by the coding sequence ATGGAACAATACTATCATGATTTTGGTACTTGGATAAGAAATCAACTGCCTTTCCGAGTGCAAAAGATTTCAATAGACGCTGGCTTTACTTGTCCTAATCGGGACGGCAGAATAGGTATCGGTGGCTGCATTTTCTGCGATAACAAGAGCTTCAATCCGTCGTATTGCAGCCACAAAAAGAGCGTAACAGAACAGTTGGAAGACGGGAAACGCTTCTTTGCACAGAAATATCCAGAAATGAAATACTTAGCTTATTTCCAAGCATATACAAACACATACGATACAGTAGACAAGCTAAAACAGCTTTACGAAGAAGCTTTGAAAGTGGAAGATGTTGTAGGAATTGTGATTGGAACACGTCCCGACTGTGTCAGCAGTGAATTATTGGACTATTTGGAGGAACTGAACAAGCGGACATTCCTAATCGTAGAATACGGCATTGAAAGTTGCAACGACGACACACTGCGCTACATTAACCGAGGGCACGACTTTGCCTGCACACGCAAAGCAGTAGAAGAAACTGCCAAAAGGGGCATCTATGTGGGTGGACATGTTATTATGGGACTGCCCGGCGAAGATGCTTCAGAAAGCCTGAGACAGGCTCCTATCATATCGTCGCTGCCTCTGACGATGCTCAAAATACACCAAATGCAGATTATAAAAGGTACAAGATTAGCGAAGATATACAAAGAAAGGCCTTTCCATTTATATACCATTGAGGAATATATCGACCTTATTACCCAATACATCGGACTGCTTAGAAGCGACTTAGTATTGGAAAGGTTTGTTACACAAAGTCCGCCCGAGATGCTGATTGCACCCAAATGGGGATTGAAGAATTATGAATTTACAAACCTATTGAATAATAGATTGAGAGAAATGAGATTATAA